In one Acomys russatus chromosome X, mAcoRus1.1, whole genome shotgun sequence genomic region, the following are encoded:
- the Rtl8c gene encoding retrotransposon Gag-like protein 8C encodes MEGRVKLTKALMAWPNRRNRRPPNPIPFPELYDGDTELLPDFIVQTGSYMFVDEKTFNCDENKVTFLITRLKGRALQWVIPYIESDSPLLSDYRGFLAEMKRVFGWVEEDF; translated from the coding sequence ATGGAAGGCAGGGTGAAGTTGACGAAGGCCTTGATGGCCTGGCCCAACCGGCGCAACCGGCGTCCGCCGAACCCCATCCCGTTCCCCGAGCTGTATGATGGCGACACGGAGCTGCTCCCGGACTTCATCGTGCAGACCGGCTCCTACATGTTCGTGGACGAAAAGACCTTCAACTGCGACGAGAACAAGGTGACGTTCCTCATCACCCGCCTCAAGGGCCGGGCGCTGCAGTGGGTGATCCCCTACATCGAATCGGACAGCCCCCTGCTCAGCGATTACAGAGGCTTCCTGGCCGAGATGAAGCGCGTGTTCGGGTGGGTGGAGGAGGACTTCTAG